The following are encoded together in the Tatumella ptyseos genome:
- a CDS encoding TDT family transporter — protein sequence MSQIIKNLNKPLTHLTSFQEVVRFFTPNWFAVTMGTGVLGLILAQVASPDSLILTLARTLWVINIGFFTLFTLLYVSRWILFPQEATKIFSHPQMSMFLGTIPMGLATIINGFISFGLPILGNAAVDIAYQLWRVDAFLAIACGVGLPLFMFTRQSHQLSSMTGLWLLPVVAAEVAAASGWIIAPYVTDPAQQQMMVIFSMVLWAFSVPVALSLLAILLLRMALHKLPPVALSATTWLALGPIGTGSLGMFLLSQQSRLLASNPIFEPFSHVMTGFGWIMGILLWGFGAWWLLLALGVTCHYLRQGIPFNLGWWGYTFPLGVFTLATFKLAQLTTFLFFSALAIVLLILLSGIWILVMALTLRGAWSGKLFFAPCLQESKTFNKETEGKLF from the coding sequence ATGTCGCAGATAATAAAAAATTTGAACAAGCCGTTAACCCATTTGACTTCGTTTCAAGAGGTGGTGCGCTTTTTTACGCCAAATTGGTTTGCAGTGACCATGGGGACCGGTGTACTCGGCTTAATCCTTGCACAAGTTGCCTCACCGGATAGCCTTATATTGACTCTCGCTCGCACACTCTGGGTAATTAATATTGGCTTCTTTACCCTATTTACGCTGCTGTATGTGAGTCGTTGGATACTCTTTCCGCAAGAAGCGACTAAAATATTTAGTCATCCTCAAATGTCGATGTTTCTCGGCACCATTCCTATGGGACTAGCAACCATTATTAATGGCTTTATCAGTTTCGGTCTTCCCATCTTAGGGAACGCCGCGGTCGATATTGCTTATCAGTTATGGCGCGTCGATGCGTTTCTCGCCATAGCCTGCGGTGTTGGATTACCTCTGTTTATGTTCACACGACAATCCCATCAACTTTCGTCGATGACAGGTTTATGGTTACTCCCCGTCGTTGCGGCAGAAGTTGCCGCAGCCAGTGGCTGGATTATTGCTCCCTATGTAACCGACCCGGCACAACAACAGATGATGGTTATTTTCAGTATGGTGTTGTGGGCGTTTTCTGTGCCAGTCGCCTTATCCCTACTCGCTATTTTACTTTTACGTATGGCGCTCCATAAACTTCCTCCAGTTGCCTTATCAGCCACTACTTGGCTAGCCCTAGGACCTATAGGAACGGGGTCATTGGGGATGTTTTTACTGAGCCAGCAGAGCAGGTTACTCGCCAGTAATCCAATTTTTGAGCCTTTTAGCCACGTTATGACAGGGTTTGGCTGGATAATGGGAATTCTTTTATGGGGATTTGGGGCATGGTGGTTGCTGTTAGCTCTGGGTGTCACTTGCCATTACCTGAGGCAGGGAATTCCCTTTAATTTAGGTTGGTGGGGTTACACTTTTCCATTGGGGGTATTTACCTTAGCAACCTTCAAGCTCGCTCAGTTAACCACATTTCTATTTTTTTCAGCCCTAGCGATAGTACTACTTATCCTTTTAAGCGGAATATGGATATTGGTCATGGCTCTAACGTTACGAGGAGCGTGGAGCGGGAAACTTTTCTTCGCACCTTGTTTACAGGAAAGTAAAACCTTTAATAAGGAAACTGAAGGAAAGTTATTTTAA
- a CDS encoding glucose/quinate/shikimate family membrane-bound PQQ-dependent dehydrogenase: MGNTSLKPLWLKITARLFGLILLLTALFFIIEGGKLLSLGGSGYFLISGIVLLVSSFQLFRLKASGAVLYLLFALGTLVWALMEVGLVFWPLISRLMFPAGLAIVAFLLLPSLRRPQTTRGVSIGSYVLALVTTVGFVAAFAAMFQPHDPVAFQGEPKPLVPVSKQAPLTNWDNYGNTPGGSRFVAADQITRDNVQHLKPVWTFHTGDIPLSPDGNGAEDQQTPLQVGDKIFLCTPHNNVIAVDADSGKALWKAEINAKSSVWMRCRGLAYFDATKSLPHPELPGSSQPLAVNTADIANCPRRILMNTIDGRLIALNADNGQFCEGFGDHGTVNLLTGMGNAPDPQYVLTSAPTLAGTTVVVGGRISDNVSTDMPGGVLRGFDVLTGALRWAFDPGNPNPNATLQPGQHYVRSTPNSWAPMSYDPQSNTVFMPMGSSSVDIWGANRTPLDHKYGASILAVDANTGKEKWVYQTVHNDLWDFDIPMQPSLIDFKTPKGENRPAVVVGTKAGQIYVLDRLTGQPLTKVENVKVKRGNIPGEQYSDTQPRSVGMPQIGAQTLKESDMWGATPFDQLICRVNFKSMRYEGLYTAPGTDKSLSFPGSLGGMNWGSLSTDPNNHLIFVNDMRLGLWQQLIKADPNASTAANTGGEAVNTGMGAVPMKGAPYSVNKNRFMSPLGIPCQAPPFGTLSAIDMTTQKILWQVPLGTVQDTGPMGIKMGMKMPIGMPSLGGSLATQGGLVFIAGTQDYYLRAFDSSTGKEVWKARLPVGSQGGPISYVSPKTGKQYILISAGGARQSPDRGDYVIAYALN; the protein is encoded by the coding sequence ATGGGAAATACTTCTTTAAAGCCGTTATGGCTAAAGATTACTGCCCGCTTATTTGGCCTAATACTGTTATTAACCGCTCTCTTCTTTATCATCGAGGGCGGGAAATTATTGAGTTTAGGCGGTAGTGGGTACTTCTTAATTTCAGGCATCGTCTTGTTAGTGAGTAGCTTTCAACTCTTTCGTTTGAAAGCGTCAGGTGCGGTGCTTTACCTTCTGTTCGCATTGGGTACGTTAGTGTGGGCACTGATGGAAGTGGGCCTCGTGTTCTGGCCATTGATCTCACGCCTGATGTTCCCTGCTGGCTTGGCAATTGTTGCCTTTTTGTTGTTACCTTCACTGCGTCGCCCCCAAACAACACGCGGCGTCAGTATCGGTAGTTACGTGTTAGCCTTAGTGACAACAGTCGGTTTCGTGGCGGCGTTTGCCGCTATGTTTCAACCTCACGATCCTGTTGCGTTCCAAGGCGAGCCTAAGCCATTAGTGCCAGTCTCAAAACAAGCGCCGTTAACCAATTGGGATAATTATGGTAACACGCCGGGCGGAAGCCGATTCGTCGCGGCAGACCAGATAACTCGTGATAATGTCCAACACTTAAAACCGGTTTGGACCTTCCATACGGGCGATATTCCTCTTAGCCCAGACGGTAATGGTGCTGAAGACCAACAAACACCGTTGCAAGTTGGCGACAAGATATTTCTGTGTACTCCACATAATAACGTTATCGCGGTGGATGCTGACAGTGGTAAGGCGCTATGGAAAGCTGAAATCAATGCAAAATCTTCGGTTTGGATGCGCTGTCGTGGGTTAGCCTATTTTGATGCGACAAAATCCCTCCCACACCCTGAGCTTCCAGGTAGCAGCCAGCCCCTGGCTGTAAACACCGCTGATATTGCAAACTGTCCCCGTCGTATTCTGATGAATACCATTGACGGACGTTTAATTGCCTTGAACGCTGACAATGGTCAGTTTTGTGAAGGTTTTGGCGATCACGGAACGGTTAATTTATTAACCGGTATGGGCAATGCCCCTGATCCACAATATGTACTGACCTCCGCGCCGACCCTTGCTGGGACGACTGTGGTCGTCGGCGGGCGTATTTCTGATAATGTCAGTACTGATATGCCTGGCGGTGTGCTACGTGGCTTTGATGTGTTGACGGGTGCATTACGCTGGGCTTTCGACCCTGGTAACCCAAATCCTAATGCAACACTGCAACCGGGACAGCACTATGTTCGCAGTACCCCGAACTCTTGGGCGCCAATGTCCTATGATCCGCAGTCCAATACCGTGTTCATGCCGATGGGAAGTTCTTCTGTCGATATTTGGGGTGCTAATCGTACGCCGTTAGACCATAAATACGGTGCCTCAATACTGGCGGTCGATGCCAATACCGGTAAAGAGAAGTGGGTATATCAAACGGTCCATAACGATCTTTGGGACTTTGATATCCCTATGCAACCAAGCTTAATCGATTTCAAAACACCAAAGGGTGAAAATCGTCCTGCGGTGGTAGTCGGTACGAAAGCCGGGCAGATTTATGTATTAGACCGCCTGACGGGTCAACCATTAACTAAAGTCGAAAATGTGAAAGTGAAACGCGGCAACATTCCAGGCGAACAGTATAGTGATACCCAACCACGTTCAGTGGGTATGCCGCAGATTGGTGCCCAGACGCTGAAAGAATCTGACATGTGGGGCGCCACGCCGTTCGACCAGCTGATTTGTCGCGTTAACTTTAAATCGATGCGTTACGAGGGGCTTTACACCGCTCCAGGTACGGATAAGTCATTAAGTTTTCCCGGCTCTCTCGGTGGGATGAACTGGGGTAGCCTCTCAACGGATCCGAATAACCATCTGATCTTCGTTAATGATATGCGCTTAGGCTTATGGCAGCAGCTGATCAAGGCGGATCCTAACGCATCGACGGCAGCAAATACCGGCGGCGAGGCGGTTAATACCGGAATGGGTGCGGTACCGATGAAAGGCGCGCCCTATTCGGTGAATAAAAATCGCTTTATGTCGCCATTGGGTATCCCTTGCCAAGCACCGCCATTTGGTACCCTCTCTGCTATCGATATGACCACACAGAAAATTTTGTGGCAGGTTCCACTGGGTACCGTTCAGGATACTGGACCAATGGGGATCAAGATGGGCATGAAAATGCCAATCGGCATGCCTTCCTTAGGTGGTAGTCTCGCCACACAAGGTGGTTTGGTCTTTATTGCGGGAACTCAAGACTACTACTTACGGGCATTTGATAGTTCAACGGGTAAGGAAGTTTGGAAAGCTCGACTACCAGTTGGTAGTCAAGGTGGCCCAATCAGCTATGTCTCACCGAAAACCGGTAAGCAGTATATCTTGATCTCAGCAGGTGGAGCGCGTCAGTCACCTGATCGGGGTGATTATGTTATTGCCTACGCATTAAATTAA
- a CDS encoding aldo/keto reductase, giving the protein MAHHAGLQIAGQPLPSLGMGSWRLGQGRYSEQQEISALHRGLELGLRVIDTAEMYGDGKSETLIGKAIEDRREQTYLVSKVYPWNATQSQLETSLDSSLNRLRTDHLDLYLLHWQSGNDLQEVVTLMETMKQKGKINAWGVSNFDLSAMQSLVEVEGGERCAVNQVFYNLAGRGIEYDLAPWCADQDIAMMAYCPLGGAGSHLLELDDVNTLAAKYQVTPAALLLAWVIRQNKILAIPESGNIQHVEDNARALQLEISEQDCAQLTRYYPAPQTAEPLEIR; this is encoded by the coding sequence ATGGCACATCATGCAGGGCTACAGATAGCCGGCCAACCACTTCCTTCTCTGGGAATGGGCAGTTGGCGGTTGGGACAAGGCCGTTATAGTGAACAGCAAGAGATTTCGGCGCTACACCGTGGTCTAGAGCTTGGATTACGCGTCATCGATACTGCGGAAATGTATGGAGATGGGAAATCTGAGACGTTGATTGGCAAAGCGATCGAGGATCGCCGTGAACAGACTTACCTCGTTTCGAAAGTTTATCCTTGGAATGCGACGCAAAGCCAACTTGAAACCAGCTTAGATTCATCGCTCAATCGGTTACGCACTGACCATCTTGATTTATACCTTTTGCATTGGCAATCGGGTAATGATCTACAAGAAGTGGTCACGCTAATGGAAACGATGAAGCAGAAAGGAAAGATTAATGCTTGGGGCGTATCTAATTTCGACTTATCTGCAATGCAATCTCTGGTAGAGGTTGAAGGTGGGGAACGTTGCGCGGTGAACCAAGTCTTTTATAACCTTGCCGGACGAGGTATCGAATACGATCTCGCTCCTTGGTGTGCTGATCAGGACATTGCCATGATGGCGTATTGCCCGCTCGGTGGCGCAGGGTCGCACTTACTCGAATTAGATGACGTGAACACGCTTGCTGCCAAATATCAGGTAACGCCTGCAGCCTTACTACTCGCTTGGGTGATCCGACAGAATAAGATATTGGCGATACCTGAATCCGGTAATATTCAGCATGTTGAAGACAATGCGCGAGCCTTACAACTCGAGATCAGTGAGCAAGATTGTGCACAACTCACGCGCTATTATCCTGCCCCTCAGACAGCTGAGCCACTTGAAATTCGCTAA